The genomic interval TCACGGGAGCCTAGAGAAGGCTGCAGGACACGATTCAGAAAAACGCTGCGAATACTGAGAACTCGCTCTTCAACCACAGGCAGCAAAAGCAACAGGACACGGAACTCATGCCAAGAGGCCAGCAGTTCTGGTGACACCCTTCCGTGCTCAGCCCCCTAGAACAGCCCCCAGGGGCCCGAACACAATCGACTTCAATCCCCAGAAGGTCAGGCGAACCTCCTGCGAGTGGTGGGCGGTTGTCAGAGGGCTATAAACGCAGCTCTGGGAAGTCAAGTGCCCCGAGatgagagcagaggaagtgagtcAAGGAAATAAAACCCCTCGGCCGTGGGGTGGATGCAGCCACACGGCACCGCTGCGAGCCCGGCCCCAGGACTCGGAGCCCCGCGCAGTTCGGTTGTGGGTCCCTGCAGCAGAGTGAAGTCAGCACCAGGTCTGACCTTCCACCAGGACCACGGAGCTGCTGCGGACGCTCAGAACTGCTGAAGGATCATCTTGCGTTTCAGGTCGTGGGTGAACTTGTGCATCCTGAAGAGCTCACTGTCGTAAAAGGCAGACAGGTTGTGGATGTTGATCTGACGAGCCTGAAAAGAGGGGACGACCAGTGAGCCGTGCGGACGCGTGGGCAGGTCCCGAGCCCGAGGCCCCAGCAGGGGAGGCAGGCAGGCGGGGCCTCTGTCCCCGTCACAGGGAAGAGCGAACCGCTCTGAGGCTGAGGGAGGGTCTGCAGCTGGACACGGGGCTTGAAATTTCAGCCCGGACAACGGCCGTGAACTCGGACAAGCTGCGTGGTTGCCCCGGCCCAGCGCGTCGGCAGGACGGGTGACAGTAATGGGACAGTAGTAGGACACGTGCGTTGTGACGGCCCGGGCAAACCCCGCCCCTGGCCACGCCCATACCTTGTCCACCAAGTCCTTCTCGGGCACCTCGATCGTGTCCTGCTGGGCCCCGAAGCGGTTGCGCTGATACGTCACCTGCTCGGCCACCAGCTGCTTCAGGATGAAGAGCAGCAGCTCGTTGTTGTCCCGGCGGAACGACAGGTAGCGGGCAAAAGTCTACGGCGAGAGCGGAGGTGACCCTCCTGCCAGGCCCCCCCAAGCCAGCTGCTCCTGGCAGCAGAGGCAGGTTGGACTCCCGcggcccaggccccgcccccatggccccggccccgcccccaccttCCGCATGCTGCGCATGACGCTGAACTTCTGCGTGTCCACGAAGCTCTCGAGCATCACGCGGATGGCCATGTTGACGTCATCCTCCATCACGTAGTCCCGCAGGTGGATGCGCGCGTGGGCCTCAGCCATGCGGATCATGGATTCGATGTGACGCACCGTGATGGGGATGCTGCCCGTGGCCTGGAGGGAGGGCCGCGTCAGGTCTCCCCGCGGGACGGCCAGCACGTGGCAGAGGGGCAGAGCTGGTGCCGCCGGGAGGCCCAGCTGACCCCCCTGCAGGGCGGCGCCCACCGGAGCCAGGCGCGCCCAAGCTTCCCCTGGTTCCCAAAGCGCGAAGGCTCACGGCTGCCACCGCCAGCCCAGCACTGTGCTCCTGGCAGCTCCCGGGCACCCGGAGTCTCCACGCCTGTGGGCGGCTGTATTTGTTACTGTCAGGTACCAGGGACCGCCTGGCGCAGTGCGGCACAGGGAGAAGACAAAGCTGTGTTTCTGGGAAGCCCGAGCGAATGCTCTGAAAAGACCTGATTAAGTGAAAAGGTGTTgttaggagggagggaaagggaaggagcgGTGGCTGTCACGCTTAGGTAGGTGAGACGGAGCAACCTGCAAGAACTCTGCAGTCCACCTGCTTGCAAGCTGCCTTTAAATCTCTCCCCAGCACGAGTGAACGCAAACTAGCTCAGGCGCGTGCTCATTCGGGTAAGATGTTCGCAAAGTCACTGGAACTAAATCAACGGCCCAAGAACAAAGACCTCAGCTGTACCCTGAGACAGACAAACGCACGTACGTTTAAGTTCCGTCTAAACAAAACGGTTAAGGTAAGTAAGTATCGTGTCTTTAAGGCCGTCCTGCTGCTCCAGTGCTCCTGGACCCACTGAGCACACAGACAAGGCTCTGCTGTGCGTCCCCCTCTGCCCCACCCTACCTGCCCCACCTGGCCCTCACCATGGATTCCTTCCTCAGGTCACTGTACATCTTGGCCACCTTGTCCTGGTCCATCTGGTTGAGCTTCGGGTGGACCTTCTCCTTGGCGTAGATGATGTACTTCTTCAGGACCTCCTGCGGCAGGGGCTCCACGCCATATGTGTTGGGCATGGGGGGCTCCGGGGCGCCCCCCAGGCCCCCATCCTCCTTGTTGCTGGGGTGATGTCTGATGTGGCTGCCGACCACGAAACGGGCCAGCATCTCATCCTGAGACAAGACGGAGAGGACAAGAGCGGGCTGAGCCTGGCGCCTGGCTTGGAGCAGGTCAGCTCACTGAAGACGCTCTGTAACGACACGTGTCCCCCACCCGCCATGGGCCGGGAGCTCCTGGGGCGCACCCCCCCAGTGAGggcagaggagacagacagaGTTCACACTACAGGAAGAAGAGAAGCACGTGGTGGGATGGAGGCCGGAGGACAGCCTCCAGCTGAGGCCACCAGAGCCCCAGTCACAACACCTGAGAGAAGAGAACAGAGCGCGAGTGAAGCCCGAGAAGGTGAGGGGGTGTGGatgaggaaggggcagggggagagacCTCTCGGGGACGGTGGACTCCCCGCCAGAGAGATGGGATGGGAGGCCGAGAGCAGGTCTGTAAGGAGAGGCAGGTCCGCCGTGCCCCCAAAGACGGCTGGCCTCTGACAGGAGAAGCCGGGGGCCCAGGACCAAGGCTGCAGTGCATCGGGCCAGAGGAGGGAAGCTGGGACGAGGTTCATAGCAGCGAGAAGTGAGGAGACTCGGGAGCTGGTGGCAGAGCGTGGGCGATGCTGGGTGGGTGGCCGGGGAGGGGTTGGCGAAGGAGAGAAATCAAGGAACTCTGGACTGAGAACAAGTGGAAAACACACGGTCCACATGGCAGCCCTTCCCTGAGCCTGGCGAGCCACAGCCCTGGGCCGACGCCAGGTCCCCAAACTCACTGCGCACACCCAGGGCGTGGGCTGCATACCTGGACTGGGTCCACTGTGTCCCTCACCACACACAGGACGTCGAAGCGGGAAATGATGGGCTCCGTGAGGTCCACGTTTTCCGAAAAGGTGAGCGAGGGGTCATAGCGGCCACCTGCATCACAAAGGCAGGTCCCCATCAGGGCTCCCGCTCCCTGGGGCCCCTCTTCTCCTCGACTGGACAAGGTTCTTTCCAACCCGTGTGGCTTCACTGACGAGAGGGGAATCAGTGGTGGAGGGATGCAGGGCCTGCCCCAGGCACCCCGGACAAGCCCGCGTGAggctctccccacctgccccaaTCGGCCCGAGGCCGCTCAGCCGCCTCCCGCGAGGAAAACCCGGGGACAAGGTGGCAGGGGCGCCTGGGCTCTCTAACCACTTGCTGGCTGAGACCGACGGCCAGTCCCACCCTATTAAGCGCTAGGTGCTCCTCCTGTCTCCCGAGAACACGGCTCGACGAAAGCCCGGGGGTCTCCCgtcctcccgcccccccccccccagcaagaAACGCAGGAGAGGAGCACTTGCTGCTGTTCGGTCCCTTCCTCACTCAGTGGCGCGGGTCCCAGAGCAGGGGCCCCCGGGTCTGCTCCCCCTCTGGCCGTCGCACCCACGCACCTATGGGGTTGGCGGCAGCAATGACGGTGCAGCGGGCCTGCAGGGAGGTGACGATGCCGGCCTTCGAGATGGAGATGCTCTGCTGCTCCATGGCCTCGTGGATGCTGGTCCTGTCCTGGTCGTTCATCTGCACGGCGGGGAAACGCAGGATTCTTGCCCGACCGCGGTCTCTCAGACGAGGCCCCCGCGCTCCCCACGAACACGCGCTCCCCACCGAGGGCTCAGCCCACATGTCAGCTCTGGGCCCGGGGACCCACCTTGTCAAATTCATCGATGAGACACACTCCTCGGTCCGCCAGGACCAGGGCCCCAGCCTCCAAGGCCCACTCCTTGCTGACGGGGTGCCGCTGGACGTATGCCGTGAGGCCCACGGCCGAGGCCCCCTGGCCGGTGGTGAAGATGGCTCTGCTGGACACTTTCTCAATGTACTTGAGGAACTGAGACTTGGCCGTGCCGGGATCTCCACAAAGGAGCACGTTGATGTCACCTCGCACCTTGTGCTTGCCGCCTGGGGGCAGGAACGGGGCAGAGGGGGCTCAGGACAGAGCTGGATCATCCCCGATTTCCCAGCCTGCTTACCGCAAACGACAAAGCAATATTCTTTCTAGAAAGGGACGTAATGCCCAGGAGCCACCCCACTCTGAGCACAGAACCCAGAACCATGGTGCACAAGGAGGTGCCTATGAAGACGCTGTTTGTCCTGTACACACTGGAGGCTGTGCACGTGCTCTCCAGCCAGGAGGACAGCTGAATGCGGCACGATGTGGACCAGCGCACGGTAACTTCAGAGCGTGAGCTCGTTCTCTGTGTGCCCACAGCAAAGGATGCCAAAGCCGTGCTGACGGGGCAGCTGGGTACGTCACGGACAGTCCCTCACACACAGACAGGGAGCACTACACTGGCTAGGAGAAACATGCCACGGTCACGGAGTGCCGTGTTTTCCATATCAGCACACGTGTAATCTATCTGAACAGCCACACAAAGTTCTGCCCATGTCCCCCCGACACCAACCAGGTGACCTGCAGGGAGGGACCGTGATGAGACAGGGAGGTCAACGGGGGCTTCAGCCCCTCTGAGGATGTAATACAAACACACGTTCAGGTATTATTCCTACAGTTAAATGTGTGCACAGTGGCATGGCTGTGGGCTGCGCTCTCCCTGGGATGAGGAGCCACCCGTGGACGTATCCTTCTCCCGGGACACCGGGAACTGCTCCCACCAAGCCCCCTGCAGAGAAGGCGGCCCCCCTGCCCCGCTCACCAGGGTTTTTGGGCTCCCCTCCAAACAGAGCCAGTGCCAGGCCTCGCTTGATGTCTTCGTGCCCGTAGATGGAAGGAGCAATGCTGGCAaagatctgggggtggggggcggggcgatGGGAACGGTCACCATGTGCTCCGGCCTGGAGCGCCCATGCACAGCTGCAACTCCCCCGACCCCGCATTGagacccacccccatcccacccccaactCCGGGCCTTGTACTTGGTTGGCTCTTCCCGAGTCACCGAACCTGAAAGCTGACCAGAACCCCGGCCTGACCCCCTTCACTTCGTCCTGTTGCAGGACCACCCCAAGGTCGCCCGCAGAACAGGAGCAGGAGACGAGACCCAGGCCCGCGTGGGCGGGGGTGGACTCCAACAGCACGGACGCAGAAGACCCCACCCAGGATCGGCGGCCTGCCTGAGCCTGTGTCCTCGAATGGAAAGGAGATGACACTGCCCAGGTCACGGGGGCTGTGAGCACTACAGGAGGCGTCTACACAAGCCCGGGTCCCACAGGACTGCAGGTACCGAGCTCAGAACACGGGGCGGCCGGGAGGCGGGTCCACCGGGAGGTGAGACGTTCACCTGGAAAGCCGTCGAGACATTTCGCCAATTGctctgggggtgtgtgtgtgtgtgcgcgtgtgcgcgcgcgtgtgtgtgtgtgtgtgtgtgtgtgtgcataagagagaggaagagggcttccctggtggcgcagtggttaagaatccacctgccaatgcaggggacactggttcgatccctggtctgggaagatcccacatgctgcagagcaattaagcccgtgcgccacaactactgagcctgcgcgccacgactactgaagcccgtgtgcctagagtctgtgctccagaacaagagaagccaccgcaatgagaagtccgcgcaccccaatgaagagaagcccccactcgcggcaactagagaaagcccgcgtgcagcaacgaagacccaatgcaaccaaaaattttaaaaataaattttaaaaaaagatgagagaCAGTCAACGAATCAGTGTGTAGACCTTACTTGGACACTGACCACAAGAAACTTTTCAAAAACTAagagaccaccagggaactgTAGACCCAAGTGAACATCACCCCTAGGAACTGCCGGTATCTTCAAGTGTGACAGGGGTAGCGGGGTCAGTTTAGTAAAAAAAGAGTCTTGAGAGACACACTGGTGTAGGTGCAGGCGCAAGGGCGGGTCTGAATTTGTGTCAGAATAacaagggaggggcttccctggtggcgcagtggttgggagcccgcctgctcatgcaggggacgcgggttcgtgccccggtccgggaggatcccgcgtgccgcggggcggctgggcccctgggcctgcgcatctggagcctgtgttccgcggcgggagaggccacggcagtgagaggcccgcgtaccgcaaaagaacaaaacaaaacacaaaaacagggAAGGGGGCTGCACAGAGGAGCCCAGACCAGCCATGACCTCGGGGATAGGAGAAGTTGGCAAAGGACACGCAGGGTTGCCACACCATGCCACGCTCGCGTCTCACAACTTCTGTGGTGACTTTTAAAACGTGGGCCAGGGTCCCCTGGAACTCACGATAACCTTGAGCTGGGTCCCCTGGAACCCGACACTCAGAGGCACCTCCCACACGTGGGAACCGCATGGGGGGGCAGAGGGCGGCCCCTGGAAGCAGAGGTGGAGGCCGGACAGCCTGGTGggaccctggctctgccacttgttagCCGCGTGACGTGGGCGTCTCACGTAAACCAGGCCCCTACCGCCCCACGTCTCAGGTTACTCATCAACAACAAGACACAGACGACCTTCTGCAAATCGCTGTGACCAGCGGCTACTCGGCGCTCCGTACACGTTACCGATCCCCTTACTGAGCCCCCACCTCTGCTGGGAGACCTCATGCCAGGACTGCCCAGCCTGGGCTTCTCCACCCAGACCGCTTCTCGGTGCTGTCTGGGCACCAGGCACCTCGCAGGATGAGGTAATGTCTCCCTCTGGGACCAAGGGCAGCAGCCCGCTTCCTGCCTGCTGTGCTCGCAGGCTCCCTGTGCCGTCTCTGCTGGCCTGAAGGGCACGGGAGCGGCCACACCGCTCGGTGCACCCGTGCTGACCCGGCTACCTTAAGCGATAGGGCAACTTAGTGCCTGGTAAGAGGGGTGAACCCAAACCCAGACCTGCCAGGGCGTGACACCCACTTCCCAAGGGTTATTCCATTTACCACCACGACCTCCACATCACACGGGAGGAAACAGGCCACCCGCTGCTGAGGACGCCCAGGACCCGACCCCAGGCTCCTAACACTCCTAAGTCTTAGGTGCACCGCCCGCCGCCCTCAGAcagcccagcccccacctgcacgGCCACAGGGAGCACAGGAATCGTCGAGCGCAGGCCCAAAGCTGTGCTCATCCTCCCGCTGGCCCTTCCCAGCACCCCAGCTGTAACAACCTGTAACCGCGACAGCTGGCCGCGGAGACCCCACGCCTGCTCGCTGACCTGCTCAGCCTTTAGAACAACTCTGCGAGTGGGTGCGACCCCGTCTCTGCTCACAGCCGGGGCAGCGCATCTGACCACACCGAGCACGACGCCAAACCTCCACCCTCAGTCTGGCTTCGGGCCGCGCGCGTCTCCCGTCAGTCCTTCAGACCCTCAGTGTCGGGCACAACACACACCTCTCGAACGCCTCACCCCACCAGCACCCACGAGATCCAACGCCACGGCGGCAAGCGGGGTGGAAGCCGGAGGGACGCAGGCGGGAGAGCCCACGGCAGTGGGCAGCCAGCAGACCGGAGAGAACCCATCGAGGGCGGCGGCCACCCAGCACACCACTTGCTCCTGAAGACACAGACCACCCGACTTGGAATATCGAAACCTGGGTGCCCACGTTTTTATGTGAAGTCTCCCTATTCCTAAGGAATGATAACTCATtcaaacatttggaaaaacaaaaaaacagaaccacGTACCAGTTGGAAAAAACCCGTCGGCAGGCTGGATGGGGCCCACCAGCCACCAGCCGGCAAACCTCCGGCTCCAACCGTTCCAATGAGCCTGACCATTTCTGGATCTTCCCTGTCACCCGTCAGCTTGTCTCCGAAGTGGCAGAGGGCGCAGAGGGAAGTCACGGCAGGCAGAGGGCAGGCGGGCGCTAGGGAAGTGTTCTAGAAGCACACGGACCCCCCGCACCTGCACACGTCAGGTGTGTGTAGACAAGCTGACACAGGCCTGGGACCCAGAGTCCCCGCCCTCAGAAACCGGCTCCGTCGAGATTCTGAAACATGCCCGTCACACTAGCACTGGTTTCCctcggcgggggcggggcggggggggggttgCCGGGGCTGTAGTAAAGGACAAGCCCCATGAGGGCGACAAGCGGCTCTCACTTCCCACCGAGAAGCCTGAACAACGCGGCCCTGGAGGGTCCCTCAGGACCCAGCACATTGGTGGAACTGCAGTGCCTGTCCTCCTGGGGCTAGGGACACCCGCCTTCCCCGTGTGCCCCCAATCTTGGCAGACTAATAAAGGTGGCCGACGGGGGTGCAAGGACCTGAGCTGTGCGGCAGCAGAGCAGCCAGGGAGAGAGCTGGGAGGTCCTGCACCAACAAGAGAACAGGAAGTGGGGAGGCGAGGGGAGAGGGATGCcaagagggctgggggagggccacGAGCCTGAGGGGCCACCCGGCGACCCAGGAGCCCGAGGGCCGTGCGGCAGAACTTTTATCAACAGGAACTTAACATCCCACAGCTGAGACTGGAACAACCCGGGTTTGATctgcgtgggtccacttacacatggACTTTCAACAGAGTCGGGGTGGGCGCCCCTCACCCCTGCACTGTCCAGGGGTCGCCTGTATTTGTAAATTCTGCAACGAAAACCCCCGTCCCCCCAACCTCAGCAAAAAGCCTACAGTTAAAGGGAAAAGCAAACCCCCGTGCTGGGGTAGCGCTATTCCTGGAGAAACGACTGGGGACAGGGGTCTGATGCCACGGGACATCCCACCAGACAAGCTTTTCCTACTGGCCCCCCGGTTTCCCTTCCAGTCCAAGCCCGGCACAACCTGAGGAACCCTGACCTCACCCGTGTCCTCGCGGGCAGGACACAGGCTCAGTGGGGCTGCCGGACGTTCTTCccctggagcacagcctccgCCAAGGCAAGTGGACTGAGCAGACACAGGGAACCAAACGAAGGGACCAGCTTCCAAGACCCGGGCACCAAGACGGAGGCTGCAGGGTGGGCCAGACGGCGAGCCCCGGGTACCCTGACTCTGCGGCTGCCCCGCCCGCCCGCCTTCCACCTGCCTTCTCCCCAATCTGCTGGTCCTTGGAGAGGCTGATAATCTTCTTCACATCCTCGTCAGTCAGCTCTCCCACGGCCACCTTATTGTCCTTCTTGGCCACGTGGTTGGCTAGGATGACAGTGGCGAAGACGGGAAAGCCGTTGGCGGTGTTGAGAGCCCCATCGTAGTTGTTGTGATAGATGCCGGTCAGCTCCTGGGGGGTACCGAGTGGTCAGGAGGGCCACAAGCACGGGCCGGGCCCGCCTCCTCGCTGGCTTCACCCGACCCCTCCTCCGGGTCCCTGGGTCACCGACAGGAGAGCAGTAACTCCACAGCACGCTGCTCCCAAGCCCAGCACCCAGCTGGCCGCCCACCGCAAGGAGCTCAGTGCTAGAGACGGGAGAGCTGACCTCGACCCACTCCCCGGGCCACCGCCACAGCGCCCACACCAACTTCCTCGGCCCCCCGGCCACTCACTATCTCGTCTCCCGGCTTGCAGCTGTCCACCAGGTCCGCGAGGAGGATGGCATCCTTGGAGCGGGGCAGCCGGCCGGCCGCCACCTTGCCAGGACTCTCCTGAATTCGGATGCGCTGGTAGTTCTGGTAGATGGTCTGCGCGGGACAAACAGATGGTCAAAGGGACCCGCCCCTAGCCGGCGAAGCCTGGGCTGTGGTCCAAGCACCGATTCTTTGTCACCTGAACTGGACCGGTGCCCTGGGGCAAGGAGAGCAGCGTTATTATTCCCACCGCTGACTAGGATACCCAGAACCAACGATGGCAGGGGGGCGAGCCACTGTGACCAGCGCCACGGTGCACGGTCCCCGCTCCTGccacaccgccccccccccccggggatGCCTCCCTCCTGCCAGAAGCCAGAGCCCTGTGACAGGCCCTACAGCTGAGCGCAGTGCACGTGGACACTGGAGCCAGGCTCCGCTGTGGCCTAAGCTGTGTGGCCCTGGCGAGGCCTCCCCCTCTCCGTGCCTGCCCCGCAGAACGGGGGTCGAACGTTGCAGCCACAGCCACACAGGGAGAAGGAAGTCACGTCACACGTGAAAAGCACTGA from Delphinus delphis chromosome 10, mDelDel1.2, whole genome shotgun sequence carries:
- the MCM2 gene encoding DNA replication licensing factor MCM2 — its product is MAESSESFTVASSPAPRRRGNDPLTSSPGRSSRRTDALTSSPGRDLPPFEDESEGLLGTEGPLEEEEEDGEELFGDGMERDYRPIPEIDVYEPEGLAPDDEDVDELTASQREAAERVMRQRDREAGRGLGRMRRGLLYDSDEEEEERRSRKRRQVERATEDGGEADEMIESIENLEDLKGHSVREWVSMAGPRLEIHHRFKNFLRTHVDGRGHNVFKERISDMCKENRESLVVNYEDLAAREHVLAYFLPEAPAELLQIFSEAALEVVLAMYPKYDRIASRVHVRISHLPLVEELRSLRQLHLNQLIRTSGVVTSCTGVLPQLSMVKYNCNKCGFVLGPFCQSQNQEVKPGSCPECQSAGPFEVNMEETIYQNYQRIRIQESPGKVAAGRLPRSKDAILLADLVDSCKPGDEIELTGIYHNNYDGALNTANGFPVFATVILANHVAKKDNKVAVGELTDEDVKKIISLSKDQQIGEKIFASIAPSIYGHEDIKRGLALALFGGEPKNPGGKHKVRGDINVLLCGDPGTAKSQFLKYIEKVSSRAIFTTGQGASAVGLTAYVQRHPVSKEWALEAGALVLADRGVCLIDEFDKMNDQDRTSIHEAMEQQSISISKAGIVTSLQARCTVIAAANPIGGRYDPSLTFSENVDLTEPIISRFDVLCVVRDTVDPVQDEMLARFVVGSHIRHHPSNKEDGGLGGAPEPPMPNTYGVEPLPQEVLKKYIIYAKEKVHPKLNQMDQDKVAKMYSDLRKESMATGSIPITVRHIESMIRMAEAHARIHLRDYVMEDDVNMAIRVMLESFVDTQKFSVMRSMRKTFARYLSFRRDNNELLLFILKQLVAEQVTYQRNRFGAQQDTIEVPEKDLVDKARQINIHNLSAFYDSELFRMHKFTHDLKRKMILQQF